GTAGTTTTACTTTTGCATCAGGATTTACCGCCTTTACTCCCATAGCAAACCCATTTATAGATCTAACTACTGATGGAATAGGATGAGCTGCTGCATAACCAATTATATTAGATTCTGTCATCATTCCTGCGACTATACCAGTCAAATAGGTACCTTGATATTCTCTAATATCGTAAGCAGTTATATTATCTGAAACCGTCCCTCCAGTACAATGGAGAAAATAAACGTCCGGAAACTCCTTCGCTAACTTTTCAACTGTCTCCAAATAACCGTAACTAGTTGCTGCTATTATCTTAACTCCGTCAGCTATAAGCTGACGCATCACTCTTTCGGAGTCCCCACCACCATCGGGAACATTTTCTAGTAAAATTGTTTCCACATTAGGCAATTCACTTTGTAAGCCAAGTCTTCCCTTATCGTGAGCAGTATTCCAACCTCCGTCAGTAGCGGGCCCTGTCATTATAAAGGCCATTTTTAGTTGTTCTTCCCCTGTATCATTATCATCATTAGCTTCCTGCACTCCTCCACCACAACCACTAGCAAACAACATCGATACAATAAGCATAGATACAAGAACCAACCTTATCTTTTTACTCACAAAACATCCTCCTTTTATTTTACATATTTTAGGACCGTTTGCTATTATTAAAAACTCCATCACCTCCCTATTTTTATCCACAATATTCCATCCGGGTTAAGACCCCCACTTCTATAAGTGGGCTCTAAATCAGGTGGAGTAGAGTCCCCATCTGATTTCTTGATGTTTAGTTTTGGCTGAACGAGTTCATCTTCCTTCTCGGTCATAAGGTATGGTTAATGCCTTTGGCATTAAATTCTTTGCTTTTTCAGATTTGTAAGTTATAAAAGTTAAGACTACAATTGTAAAAATATACGGAAGCATTCTTACGAAAAAAGATGGCATCTCTATACCAATTGCTTGCAACCTAAATCCCAGAACATCCACCCCTCCAAATATTAATGCGCCAATCCAAGCTCTAGCCGGGTTCCAGGTAGCAAAGATGACCAGCACAATAGCAATCCAACCCCTGCCAGCTGTCATGTTTTCTGCCCAGGCTGGTGCATAAGCTAAAGACAAATAAGCACCTGCAAGTCCCGCGAAAGCTCCCCCAATGCAAATGTATAAGTATCTTATACGAAATACATTTAAACCTACCGAGTCAGCAGCGCTTGGATTTTCTCCCACCGATCTTAATTCTAAACCAGCTCTAGAACGGTAAATTATAAACCAACATATCGGTACTAAAAGATATGCAATATATACTAGGACATCATGATTAAAAAAAACATGCCCAAAATATGGTATTTCGGAAAGAAAAGGAATTGGGACTTTTTTATAGGATATAGGAGCTGCCATTCCAATCACTTGTTTTCCCAAAAATCCACTTAACCCAGTTCCAAATATAGTGAGAACCAATCCGGTAACTACTTGATTTGCCTGCAAAGTAACCACTAAAAAGGCAAATACAAGTCCTAACAAAAGCCCGGCAAATATTGCTACTAAGGTGCCTAGCATTAAGCTCTGAGTGTTAACCACAACTATG
The DNA window shown above is from Desulfitibacter sp. BRH_c19 and carries:
- a CDS encoding ABC transporter permease yields the protein MDSILLVAIFHAAIISATPILYAALGEIFAERSGVMNLGVEGMMLVGAATGFIVVVNTQSLMLGTLVAIFAGLLLGLVFAFLVVTLQANQVVTGLVLTIFGTGLSGFLGKQVIGMAAPISYKKVPIPFLSEIPYFGHVFFNHDVLVYIAYLLVPICWFIIYRSRAGLELRSVGENPSAADSVGLNVFRIRYLYICIGGAFAGLAGAYLSLAYAPAWAENMTAGRGWIAIVLVIFATWNPARAWIGALIFGGVDVLGFRLQAIGIEMPSFFVRMLPYIFTIVVLTFITYKSEKAKNLMPKALTIPYDREGR